The Chitinophagales bacterium genome has a segment encoding these proteins:
- the dprA gene encoding DNA-protecting protein DprA, whose protein sequence is MDKSTEQFYTLALSATHLIGAKLARDLIEFFGSASEVFNQPKKMLIKVKGINENIATHILSKETLLLAEKEIQFISNNNIHMLLLNDDEFPSRLKHCYDTPTYLFTRGNANFNVNKIVSVIGTRNATNYGKELTIQLVQKLATLGVTVVSGLAYGIDIVAHKVALESNIPTIAVLAHGLDMIYPYEHKKYINTMLENGAIVSEFFSNTLPDKHNFPRRNRIVAGLSDATIVVESAIKGGALITARLAHSYNREVMAFPGDVNNKFSKGCHHLIQKNMAALVENADDIIQLLNWNQPKENNNQTKLFVELSAEEQLVYNCLSKNKSLHIDKLSRAVTLSNHQLSPILFNLELAGLIQMLPGSTYSCI, encoded by the coding sequence ATGGATAAATCTACTGAACAATTTTATACTTTAGCATTAAGTGCTACACATTTAATTGGAGCAAAATTAGCTAGGGATTTGATAGAGTTTTTTGGTTCTGCAAGCGAAGTATTCAATCAACCTAAAAAAATGTTGATAAAAGTAAAAGGCATCAACGAAAATATAGCTACGCACATTTTAAGTAAAGAAACATTATTACTAGCCGAAAAAGAAATACAGTTTATTAGTAATAATAATATACACATGTTGTTATTGAATGATGATGAGTTTCCTAGTAGATTAAAACATTGTTACGACACACCAACTTATTTGTTTACCAGAGGAAATGCTAATTTTAATGTAAATAAAATAGTAAGTGTAATTGGTACTAGAAATGCTACGAATTATGGTAAAGAATTAACGATTCAGTTAGTACAAAAACTAGCCACTTTAGGTGTTACCGTGGTAAGTGGTTTGGCGTATGGCATTGATATTGTAGCACATAAAGTAGCATTGGAAAGCAATATACCAACTATAGCAGTTTTGGCTCATGGCTTGGATATGATTTATCCGTATGAACACAAAAAATATATAAATACTATGCTAGAAAATGGAGCGATAGTATCTGAGTTTTTTTCTAATACACTGCCAGATAAACACAATTTTCCTAGAAGAAATAGAATAGTCGCAGGATTGTCAGATGCAACAATTGTTGTAGAATCTGCAATAAAAGGTGGTGCATTAATTACTGCTCGTTTAGCACATTCTTACAATAGAGAAGTAATGGCTTTTCCTGGAGATGTTAATAATAAATTCTCAAAAGGTTGTCATCATTTAATTCAAAAAAACATGGCAGCATTAGTAGAAAATGCAGATGATATTATACAATTACTCAATTGGAATCAGCCCAAAGAAAATAATAATCAAACTAAACTATTTGTAGAATTAAGTGCAGAAGAACAATTGGTTTACAACTGTTTGTCAAAAAATAAATCTCTACATATAGATAAACTAAGTAGAGCCGTAACGCTAAGCAATCATCAATTATCTCCAATATTATTTAATTTAGAATTGGCTGGTCTAATTCAAATGTTACCAGGAAGTACTTATTCGTGCATTTGA
- a CDS encoding methyltransferase domain-containing protein, with protein MKDYKKYNDILFARWAPIYDGFELLLSGVRKEMMQAINPTGKSVLDVATGTGSLAIFLSQQAKKVIGIDLSSKMLAVARKKTTKDNLTFLQMDASEMSFQDNEFDIVTISLGLHDMPLEVRTSVLKEIKRVLKKDGKLYVFEYDLPQNKFIASCTSYLINIYESKYYLNFIQSDVAKYLQTFGFRLQGKTNYLFEHLQLLTLTNEYPTDNES; from the coding sequence ATGAAAGATTATAAAAAATATAATGATATATTGTTCGCAAGATGGGCTCCAATTTATGATGGATTTGAATTACTTCTATCTGGTGTTAGAAAAGAAATGATGCAAGCAATAAACCCAACTGGTAAATCTGTATTAGATGTAGCCACTGGAACTGGAAGTTTAGCAATCTTCTTAAGTCAGCAAGCAAAAAAAGTGATAGGTATTGATTTATCATCAAAAATGCTTGCCGTTGCTAGAAAGAAAACTACAAAAGACAATCTAACTTTCCTACAAATGGATGCAAGTGAAATGAGTTTTCAAGATAATGAATTTGATATTGTTACAATAAGTTTAGGACTACATGATATGCCATTAGAAGTAAGAACATCTGTATTGAAAGAAATAAAAAGAGTCTTAAAAAAAGATGGAAAACTTTATGTTTTTGAATACGACTTACCTCAAAATAAATTCATTGCTTCGTGTACTTCGTATTTGATAAATATTTACGAAAGCAAATATTATCTCAATTTTATTCAATCTGATGTTGCTAAGTATCTCCAAACATTTGGCTTTAGACTTCAAGGAAAGACAAATTACTTATTTGAACACTTGCAATTGTTAACGTTAACTAATGAATATCCAACAGATAACGAAAGTTAA
- the pckA gene encoding phosphoenolpyruvate carboxykinase (ATP) — translation MSDKTIKDLAEIGILKTKLNWNVTRDELINKTLELNLGTLNDTGALCINTGEFTGRSPKDKFCVEDNLTANSVDWNNINQPFSPENFDKLQDKVTAYLDNLPEIFVRDVAACADKNYQLNIRVITETPWASLFADNMFLRLSEEELNNFEPEWLILCAPSFMADPAVDGTRQHNFSIINFTKKVILIGGSAYTGEIKKGIFTVLNYILPHQKNVLSMHCSANIGKDGDTALFFGLSGTGKTTLSADPNRKLIGDDEHGWSDTGVFNFEGGCYAKCIDLTEEKEPDIYHAITKGAILENIGFYEDTNKVNYEDVSITQNTRVSYPIYHINNIAVPSVGGIPKNIFFLSYDAFGVLPPISKLTEAQAMYLFISGYTSKVAGTEAGVEEPQTTFSACFGAAFLPLHPTAYAEMLGKKLKACGANVWLINTGLTGGVYGVGQRMSLKYTRALISAALNGKLNEVAYDTTPIFNLQIPTSCEGVPAEILNPRSTWADKAAYDAKALELATKFNENFKKYASEASEEILNAAPKV, via the coding sequence ATGAGCGACAAGACCATCAAGGATTTAGCTGAAATTGGCATTCTTAAAACCAAGTTAAATTGGAATGTAACAAGAGATGAATTAATCAACAAAACACTAGAACTAAACTTAGGAACACTTAACGATACTGGTGCTCTGTGTATTAACACAGGAGAATTTACTGGGCGATCGCCGAAAGATAAATTTTGTGTAGAAGATAATTTAACAGCTAATTCTGTAGATTGGAACAATATCAATCAACCGTTTTCACCAGAAAATTTTGACAAGCTACAAGATAAAGTAACTGCTTATTTAGATAACTTACCAGAAATTTTCGTTAGAGATGTAGCTGCTTGTGCTGATAAAAATTATCAATTAAATATTAGAGTAATTACAGAAACACCTTGGGCTTCTTTATTTGCAGATAATATGTTTTTAAGATTGTCTGAAGAAGAGTTGAATAACTTTGAACCAGAGTGGCTAATTCTTTGTGCTCCAAGTTTTATGGCAGATCCAGCTGTAGACGGAACTAGACAACACAACTTTTCTATCATTAACTTTACAAAAAAAGTAATTTTAATTGGCGGAAGTGCTTATACTGGCGAAATTAAAAAAGGGATTTTTACTGTTTTGAACTATATTCTACCACATCAAAAAAATGTGTTGAGTATGCACTGTTCTGCTAATATTGGTAAAGATGGAGATACTGCATTGTTCTTTGGTTTATCTGGAACAGGAAAAACTACACTTAGTGCCGATCCAAATAGAAAATTAATTGGAGATGATGAACACGGCTGGAGCGATACTGGTGTATTTAATTTTGAAGGTGGTTGTTATGCAAAGTGTATTGATTTAACAGAAGAAAAAGAACCAGATATTTACCATGCTATTACTAAAGGTGCTATTTTAGAAAATATTGGTTTCTATGAAGATACGAACAAAGTTAACTACGAAGATGTAAGTATCACACAAAATACAAGAGTATCTTATCCAATATATCATATCAATAATATTGCAGTTCCATCTGTAGGTGGAATTCCAAAAAACATATTTTTCTTGTCATACGATGCATTTGGTGTATTGCCTCCAATTAGTAAATTAACAGAAGCACAAGCTATGTATTTATTCATTTCTGGATATACTTCTAAAGTAGCAGGAACAGAAGCTGGCGTAGAAGAACCACAAACTACATTTTCTGCTTGTTTTGGTGCTGCATTTTTACCATTGCATCCAACAGCTTATGCAGAAATGCTAGGTAAAAAGCTTAAAGCATGTGGTGCAAATGTATGGTTAATTAATACTGGATTAACTGGTGGTGTTTATGGTGTTGGACAAAGAATGAGCTTAAAATATACTAGAGCTTTAATTTCAGCTGCATTAAATGGTAAATTAAATGAAGTAGCTTATGATACTACACCAATCTTTAATTTACAAATTCCTACAAGTTGCGAAGGTGTACCAGCTGAAATATTAAATCCAAGAAGCACTTGGGCAGACAAAGCAGCATATGATGCAAAAGCTTTAGAGTTAGCTACTAAATTCAATGAGAATTTTAAAAAGTATGCTAGCGAAGCCAGTGAAGAAATATTAAACGCTGCACCAAAAGTGTAA